GTCGGGGAAGACCTCGTCCTGCATCGGCAGGAACGCGCCGCCCGAGTCGACCAGGTAGATGCAGGGCAGCCGGTTCTCGAGGGCGATCTCCTGCGCTCGCAGGTGCTTCTTCACGGTCATCGGAAAGTACGTGCCGCCCTTGACCGTCGGGTCGTTGCAGACGACCATCACGTGCCGCCCGTGCACGAGGCCGATGCCCGCGATGACACCGGCCGCGGGCGTGTCGTCGTCGTAGAGTCCGTCGGCGGCGAGCGGCGCGACCTCGAGGAACGGGCTGCCCTCGTCGAGCAGGTGGTCGACGCGGTCGCGCGGCAGGAGCTTGCCGCGGGCGACGTGGCGGTCGCGGGATGCGTCGGGGCCGCCGCGCGCGGCCCGCTCGAGCCGGGCTCGCAGGTCGTCGGCGAGCTCGGCGTGCGCGTGGGCTCGGGCCTGCGCCTGGTCGGATGCCGCGTCGAGCGTGCTCGTCAGGGTGGCCATGCCCGCCTCTCCATCGATGGCGGCGCGCGATCGCGCGCATTTCAGTTAGTGATCACTCACTGGAATTCAGGTTAGCGATCGTTAACTGAAGTGGCAAGTCGAGCGGCAGGGCGGGCAACGGATACACCGGGCGGCCGCACCGGGACAGTCAGGTGCGCCGCGCCTCCAACGCCGCACCGAGCGCATCCACGCCGAACCGCCACGCCTCCTCGACGTCGCCGCCGAGCCGGAACGCGCCGGCGCGCTGCATGCCCACGAACCCCGTCATCCAGGCGGTGATCGTGCGGGCGGCGGCGAGTTCATGATCGGGCCCGGCAAGCCGGCGCCCGAGTGCGAGCACCGCCGTACTGGCACTCGCGAGTACCTCGGGACGCGGGCGGGCGGCCTCCGGCAGTGCCCCGAAGAGCAGGCCGAACGCGACCGGGACCTCCGCAGCGTAGGCGCGAGTCGCGTCGGCCACTGCCGCAAGGGCGCCACGCGCGTCGGCCGGAGCACCCGCGAGCGCGCGGTCGAGCCGATCGCCGAGCTCGAGCGCCGTGGCCTCGAGCGCGAGCCGCAGCAGGTCGTCGCGACTCGCGACCCGCTTGTACAGCGACGGCGCCTTCACGCCGACCGCCGCAGCGACCGCCTGCATGGAGAGCCCGTCGGCCCCGCGCTGCTCGAGGATGCGGCGGGCCTCAGCGACGACCTGCTCGGTGGACGTGCGCTCGGGAGTGGGCACGACGCCTCCTTCGCTCGATGGCTATTGACAGTAGCCATCATAGCTAATTATCGTAGCCTTCATGAGACTCGCCAAGAACCTGCACCGCGTCGGCAACGACATCGTCGCGTCGTACCTCGTCGCCGACGGGCACGGCGTCACGATGATCGACACCGGCCTCGCCGGCCAGTGGGACGACCTGCTCGCCGAACTCGACGCCATGGGTCGCTCGATCGACGACCTGCGGGGCGTCGTGCTCACCCACGGCGACTCCGACCACATCGGCATGGCCGAGCGCCTGCGACGCGACCACGGCGTACCCATCCACGTGCACGAGGCGGATGCCGCGCGCGCACGCGGTACCGAGAAGCCGCCGTCCGTCTCCTGGGGTCGCATGCGCGTCGGGCCGGCCGCACGCTTCCTCGGCTACGCCATGACCCACGGCGGCCTGAAGACCGCCTACCCGGCCGAGGTGACGACCGTGACAGATGGCCAGGTGCTCGACCTGCCGGGCGCACCACGCGTGATCGGCACGCCGGGCCACTCCCCCGGCAGCATCGCGGTGCACCTGCCGACCGTCGGCGCGGTCTGCGTGGGTGACGCGCTCACCACGCGGCACGTGCTGACGGGCGCGACCGGGCCCGCGCCGGCCCCGTTCACCGACGACCCGACTCTCGCGCTCGACTCGCTCGACGCGATCGCCGCAACC
This portion of the Agromyces rhizosphaerae genome encodes:
- a CDS encoding TetR/AcrR family transcriptional regulator, with the translated sequence MPTPERTSTEQVVAEARRILEQRGADGLSMQAVAAAVGVKAPSLYKRVASRDDLLRLALEATALELGDRLDRALAGAPADARGALAAVADATRAYAAEVPVAFGLLFGALPEAARPRPEVLASASTAVLALGRRLAGPDHELAAARTITAWMTGFVGMQRAGAFRLGGDVEEAWRFGVDALGAALEARRT
- a CDS encoding MBL fold metallo-hydrolase, whose amino-acid sequence is MRLAKNLHRVGNDIVASYLVADGHGVTMIDTGLAGQWDDLLAELDAMGRSIDDLRGVVLTHGDSDHIGMAERLRRDHGVPIHVHEADAARARGTEKPPSVSWGRMRVGPAARFLGYAMTHGGLKTAYPAEVTTVTDGQVLDLPGAPRVIGTPGHSPGSIAVHLPTVGAVCVGDALTTRHVLTGATGPAPAPFTDDPTLALDSLDAIAATGAEWVLPGHGAPWHGDAADAVARVRAAAVAA